In Opisthocomus hoazin isolate bOpiHoa1 chromosome 14, bOpiHoa1.hap1, whole genome shotgun sequence, the following proteins share a genomic window:
- the CYSLTR1 gene encoding cysteinyl leukotriene receptor 1: MTALFDNLSCHHSIDDFRNRVYSTLYSMISIMGFVGNGVVLYVLIKTYRQKTAFQVYMLNLAVSDFLCVCTLPLRVIYYVHKGNWFFSDFLCRVSSYALYVNLYCSIFFMTAMSFFRCIAIVFPVQNINMVTEKKAKFVCVGIWIFVTVTSTPFLLNGTYQHGNKTKCFEPPEDNLKTNLVIVLDFIALFVGFIFPFIVITICYTMIIRTLLKNSLKKNQANRKKAVWMIIIVTATFLVSFTPYHILRTVHLHVLRLKNASCEDAIYLQKSVVVTLPLAAANCCFDPLLYFFSGGNFRKRLTTFRKASSSSLTQAFRKKFSIKEKDEEPFGESHRENEKAVVSPS; encoded by the coding sequence ATGACGGCGCTGTTCGATAACCTGTCGTGCCATCACTCCATCGACGACTTCCGAAACCGCGTCTACTCCACGCTCTACTCCATGATCAGCATCATGGGCTTTGTGGGCAACGGTGTCGTGCTGTACGTCCTCATAAAAACCTACCGGCAGAAGACGGCCTTCCAGGTGTACATGCTGAACCTCGCCGTCTCCGACTTCCTCTGCGTGTGCACCTTGCCCCTGCGCGTCATCTACTACGTCCACAAAGGGAACTGGTTCTTCAGTGACTTCCTATGCAGGGTCAGTTCGTACGCGCTGTACGTCAACCTGTACTGCAGCATTTTCTTCATGACTGCAATGAGCTTCTTCCGTTGCATAGCCATCGTTTTTCCAGTCCAGAACATCAATATGGTAACGGAGAAGAAGGCTAAATTTGTCTGTGTTGGCATCTGGATTTTTGTCACAGTGACAAGCACTCCCTTTCTGCTAAACGGGACGTACCAACATGGCAACAAGACCAAGTGCTTCGAACCCCCAGAAGACAATCTGAAGACAAATCTAGTCATCGTCCTGGATTTTATTGCCCTATTTGTgggtttcatttttccctttattgtCATAACTATCTGCTACACCATGATCATAAGGACCTTACTGAAAAATTCCTTGAAGAAGAACCAGGCTAACCGCAAGAAGGCGGTCTGGATGATCATCATCGTGACGGCCACCTTTCTGGTGAGCTTCACCCCCTACCACATTTTGCGTACGGTCCACCTCCACGTGCTGCGGCTGAAGAACGCCAGCTGCGAGGACGCCATATACCTACAGAAATCGGTCGTGGTAACGCTCCCCTTGGCAGCTGCCAACTGCTGCTTTGACCCACTTCTCTATTTCTTCTCGGGGGGCAACTTTCGGAAGAGACTCACCACGTTTAGGAAGGCTTCTTCCTCCAGCTTAACGCAAGCCTTCAGGAAAAAGTTCTCCATAaaagagaaagatgaggaacCCTTTGGAGAAAGCCACAGGGAGAACGAAAAGGCGGTTGTGTCCCCTTCATAA